The segment TCCGGCAGATCTCCACCGAACAGCACATAGGTGACGTGATCGCGCCAATCCCCATCAATGTGAAGGTAGGCAGCCCTCGCGCCTTCCAGCCGGAAGCCGAGCTTTTCCGCCACGCGGCTACTCGGCGCGTTCTCCGGCCGGACGTTGATCTCCAGCCGGTGAAGTCGGAGCGAGCTGAAGGCGAAGTCCGAGACCAGGGCCACGCCGGTTGGGATGATGCCCATGCCAGCTACTCCCTCATCGATCCAGTAGCCAACGTAGCCGGACCTGAGTGATCCGTAGCTCACACCGCCAAGAGTCACCTGGCCAACCAGCCGCCCGGAGTAGAACACCGAGAAGGACCACATTCGCCCCGCCCTGGCCTCCCGATGGTTGTACCGGACCATGGCCGCGAAGGTAGTGGGCACGCTTGGGTCGGGCGCGGGGAGCGTGGCGTCCCAGGGGCGCAGCCAGCTGGCGTTTCGCACGCGCACATCCCCCCAGGCGCGCGCGTCCCGGCGACGCGGCAACCGCAAGACGATGTCCCCGTCCGCGAGGACCACATCGGCCCGCATTGGGTTCATGCCGTGCGATTGGCCCCAGGTCGCAGTCGCAGACCTGTCACGCTCGCCCCGGCCGGGATCGTTCGAGCACCTGGGCCAACCCTGATCAGAAGGTCAGCCTCCATCAGATCCAGAACTGTCGGTCGTTCGAATGTTACGGGGACCGCCTTGCCACCCCCCGATAGCTTCGCGAGCCGCAGGCCGAGCGATCCGCCGGACGATTCGAGCGTATCCGATAGCACAACCGACTTCAGACGTTCCGGAGGGCGGCCCAACATGGCCCCGATGATTGAGCGCACAACGGCCGTGAAGAGCACGAACGCGCTGGCCGGGTCGTCCGGCAGAGCCACCACCGGGATGTCGTCATCGTCGAACTTGCCGTAGCCGAACACCCCAACGTTGGCCAACTCGTCGTCGAAGGACACGTCCGCGAACTGCTCCAGGTGAGACCTGACCGAGTCATCGGGGCTGGCGATCCCTCCACACACGACGATGAGGTCCGCCCGCACGAGCTGGTCATCCAACGTGTCGGCCACAGTCCTGATGTCATCCCCGATCGGTCCCACGCGGTATGACAGCGCCCCGGCTTCGTCCGCCGCCGTGGCGAGCATCCAGCCTGTCGCGTCGTACAGCAGGCCGTCCTTGACATCAGCGCCAGCCTGGCGCAGTTCCGCGCCGACCGAGACGATCACGACTCTGGGGCGCGGTCGTACGAGAGCGCGTGCACTGCCCATAGAGGCCAGGACTCCAACCACGCGAGCATCCACGGTCGTGCCTTCGGCCACGAGTACCTGGCCCTCCGCGGCGACTGCTCCTTCGGCGATGACGTCGCATCCGGGCGCCACCGACCCCCGGATCACCACTACTCCTTGCTCAGCCGTTGACTGGCGCAGCGGAGCCACAGCGTCAGCTCCAGCGGGAAGCTGCGCTCCAGCCGCGACCTTGATCGCGGTTCCCTCAGTCACAGCGGCTGTTGGGGCGTAGCCGGCCGGCACTTCGTCAACTACTTTCAGTTCAACCGAGCCGCCAGTGTCCTGCGAGCGAACCGCGAAGCCTGGCGCCGCGCAGACCGAGAAACTAGGCATAGGCGCCGAGGCGACGACATCCTGTGCGATCTGGCATCCCCGCGCGTCGCCGAGCGTTACGTCAAGCGGCTCTAACGTTGTGATCCCGGCCAGCATCTGCTCGAACCCTTTGTCCGGTCCATTCACCTGCGCCACAGTGATCACTCCCCCCCGGATCGGAGACTGTCCACGAAGTCCTCAAGCCACGCCCTGAACGCCGGGCCCAAATCAGGCCGCTTGCAGGCGAGCCGGACCACAGCCTCCAAATAGGACTGCCGGTCACCTGTGTCATAGCGAAGACCCCGGAACAGCAGCGCGTGGACTCCCCCGCCATCCTCCGGACTCATCGTGATTAGATCCCGAAGCGCGTCAGTCAGCTGAATCTCGCCGCCGCGACCCTTCGGCGTTTTCCTCAGGACTGGGAACACCGCTGGGTTCAGCACATATCGCCCGATTATCGCCAAGTTGCTAGGGGCCTCATCCGCGGGCGGCTTCTCCACTAGGTCAGTGACTCGCACGATGTCGGGCTGATCCGTCGGCTCGACCGCCGCGACTCCGTACAGGGAGATGGACTCCTGAGGAACCTCCATCAGACAGATGACGGAGCCACCAAGCCTCTGCCTCGCCTCCGCCATCGTCTCCAGGACGGGGTTGGCGTCGTCGATCAGGTCATCGCCAAGGAGCACAGCGAACGGCTCGCCGCCAACGTGCTTCTCAGCCATGAGCACGGCATGCCCAAGGCCGAGCGCCTTGCCCTGCCGCACCGAGTGAACCTTGGCCAGCCTGGTGAGTGACTCGACCATCTGGAGACGCTGCGCATCGCCCTTCTCGGCGAGCATCTGTTCAAGCTCGACGTTGTGATCGAAGTAGTCCTCGATGGCCCCCTTGCCCCGCCCCGCGATGAGCAAGACATCGTTCAGCCCCGCGACTACTGCCTCGCGCACAATGTAGTCGATCGCGGGCGTGTCGACCACGGGGAGCATCTCCTTGGGAACGGACTTGGTCGCCGGCAAGAACCGCGTGCCGAGTCCGGCTGCCGGGATGACTGCCTTGTGAATCTTGTGAACGCTCATGACAGCGACCTTACGGTGTCGACGCGCCGTGTGCGGGAATGACGGCGCAAGGCGAGACGCACCCGGCGGTGCGGACCAGCGACCTGCCCGCCGGAGCCATGGCCGATCATGGAGCGGTGCAGACCGATGACATCGCCGCCGCCAAGGACCGGATCCGGCAGCGTTTCCGCGCGGAGCGGCGCGCTGAAACCTATGCCGTGCGAGCTAGGCGTCGCGCACTGCTCGCTGCCAGGGTCGATGAGGTGCTGGCCGCCGTCCGCCAGGCCCGCAGCACTCCGGCCCGCGACACTGCCGCTTCAGGCCCCGCGCTTGCGACGACTCCGCCGCCTGCTGTGGCGGCCTTCCAGCCAGTAGCCGGAGAACCGGACATTTGCGCTCTGCTGAACGAGCTCGCGCGTCGAGGCAGCTCGGTGCTCCTGCCCCGCCCAGTCGGCGTTGAACTCGAGTGGGTTGCGGCAGACGGTGACGTAATGGTTTGCTCCGCGCGTATCCCGCGGCCACCCGGTCGGTCTCTCGGTCTTGGCACCGAGCCGTTGGAGGCGGCGGGAGTTGGGTTGATACTGGTTCCGGCGCTGGCCATTGACCCGGTGTCGGGATCGCGCGTTGGCTACGGTCCCGGCTTCTACGACAGGCTGCTGCAGGGCTGGCGCGATGGTGAGCCAGGTTCAGTCACGAGGCCGTTGCTGGTCGGGGTCGTGCGACCTGCGGAGCTCGTGGATGTTCCATCTGCCCCCCACGACATCCCGGTCGACGCCGTACTGACCGAGGACGGACTGGCGCGGTGCGAGGGCGTTGTCTAAACGCTCGAACGTCGGCCTTACGGACCTAGCGCAGCAGTCCCCACGTGATCGCGAACGCGGCAACACAGAGGACCACGCTAGCCACGACGTTCACCGCCGCGGTGATGGGCCGCCCTTCACGCACCGATTCATCGGTCTGCGCGGCGAAGGTCGAGAATGTCGTGAACGCCCCGCAGAATCCGACTCCGGCGAGCGTTGTAAGTACTGCTCCGCCCTCAGCGATCACCGCGCCAAGCGCCGCGGAACCAAGGACGTTGACCACGAGCGTGCCCAACGGGATGTATTGCGGATGATGAGCGACCAAGTGCTTCTGCACCCACCTGTCCACGAGGAACCGGGACGGGGCGCCGACGGCGCCGCCGACGATCACCAACAGGATCTCCAGCACTTCTATCCCCCCGCCTTTGGGGATAGGCGCGCGAACATCCAGCCACCCTTGACGAGTAACAAGCCCACGGTCAATGTCGCCACGGCGTAGATCACGGCCATCTCCGGAAGGTCTCCCTGCGAAATCACGTCTCCATGCGACATCAGGACGATCTCCGAAGCGAACGACGAGAACGTCGTCAGGCCCCCAAGGAACCCCGTCGTGATGGCAGGCGTCAAGTGCGGAGGGACGTTGCCCAGGACGCTGAGCCGACCCAAGAACAACCCCATCAGCAGACATCCCACCGAGTTCACCAGGAACGTCGCGACCGGGAAGCTCATCGGCGCGTGGGGCATGAGGGTCTCGACCGAGTAGCGAACCGTCGCCCCCAACGCACCGCCCGCCGCCACCAATCCGACGACCGTGACGAGACGTGGCTGCGCGTCTTCCCCGCCTCGCGGGGGTACCCCCACATCGGTTTCCACACGCCTGACGCTAGCGAAGCCCGCGAGCTCCGTCGCATGTGATGGCATTCGCGCGAGCGGGCGGGGAACACTCTCGCATCGGATAGTGTTAGCACTCAGAACAAAGGAGTGCCAGGCCCGGCGCGGAGGAGACATGCCAACCTACGAGTACCTATGCTCGGATTGCGGAGAGCTGACAGAAGCCGTTCAGAGCTTCACCGACTCAGCCCTAACAGATTGCCCCGCATGCCCTGGCGGAAGTCTGCGCAAGCGGTTCGGCAGCGTCGGAGTCGTATTCAAGGGCTCCGGGTTCTATCGGACCGACTCGCGCAACGAAGCACGCCGGAAAGCGTCCACGACCCCGGCACCCGCCAGCGCGAAGGACTCACCCAAGCCCTCCGATGGCGCGACCAAAGAGAAGACCAAGCCAGCCGACGGCGCCAAGGAGAAGCTCAAGCCCGCGCCAGCGACGGCTGGAGCTAGCGCCTAGCACGCCGTCCCGCCCAGTCCCGCCCAGTCCCGCCCCGTCCCTCCCCGTCCCTCCCCGCGCCCCCCTGTGGATAACTCAAGCGGGTTCTGGCCGATAGGAACTAGCCTCACCGTCCATGACATCAACGCGATTGCGAGCTTTGATCTGGCGGCACGGTCGCCTGATCCGAGTCTGCCTGGCGGTACTGCTGGCAGCTGCCGCCGTCACTTCGTGGCTTTCGGAAGAGACGGCCGCGGCAACCCACCCCGTGACGGTCGCGTCGCGGGATCTGCCATCCGGCGCGACCATCTCTGAGGGCGACCTCACTACCGCCTACGACACTCTCGGCCTCACAACGACGCCGATTCCTGAAGCGGTAGGGCGGACTCTCCGTGGCCCGATGTCGGTCGGCGAGCCGATAACGGACACGCGCCTTGTCCCGTCTGGCGATGTGCGGGCCGTGCCGGGCAAGCTCGTCTTCCCGCTGAAGATTAGTGACGAGCGAGTGGCGGCACTGCTGCACTCCGGTGACCGAGTGGACGTGTTGTCCTCCCCGGGCCTGTCTGAGCAGGGGCGGACCGTGACGCTGGCAGGCAACGTCGAGGTCTTAGCGGTCCCGGCCCGCGACGATTCCGGACCGCTCAGCGGTTCCAACATGGCCGAGTCAGGAGCGATAGTCCTGCTGTCGGTCGATCCGCCCACAGCCGACGCCCTCGCCGCCGCTAGGCCAACCGACCATGTGGCGGTCGCGATCCGCTGACGATCGCGAACCTCGCCGGGTCCGTGAGCCGGGAGGTGCCCGCGTAGTCTGACGCCATGAGCCCAAGCCCTGGCCGAGTCGTCCTGTTCGGTGCGACGGGATACACCGGACGGATCACCGCGAGGACCCTGGTTTCTTCCGGTACAGCTCCGGTGCTGGTCGGAAGATCCCGTTCGTCCCTGGACGCACTCGCTTCGGAATTGGACGCGCTCGCGCCCGGGGGCAGGCCACCGAAGTACGAACTGGCGGATGCCAGCGATCCCGGCAGCGTCCGAGTTCTGCTCCATTCGCCCGATGACGTCTTGATAAGCACGGTCGGACCTTTCACGCAGCACGGGGGGGCAGCAGTAGAGGCCGCCGTCAACGCCGGGGCAGCGTACGTCGACTCCACGGGTGAGCCAGCTTTCATCAAACGGATCTTCGAGGACTACGGACCGCGAGCGGAGAGCACCGGTGCTCGCCTGCTCACCGCATGCGGCTATGACTACGTCCCCGGCAACCTCGCCGCTGGGATACTGCTGGACAGGCTCGACGAGCGTGGTGAAACCGCGACGCGCGTTGATGTTGGCTACTTCATCTCCGGGCCGTTCTCTCCCAGCGGTGGAACCCTAGCGAGCGCGGCGGGAATCCTCCTGGAACCTTCCTTCGCCCTAGTTGACGGAAAGGTCGTCCCGCAGCGTTCGAGCGCGAACGTGCGGTCCTTCCAAGTCGGCGACCAGCGACGCGATGGGGTGAGCATCGGCGGGACCGAGCACTACGCGCTGCCAAGACTGGCTCCGAAGCTGCTGGACGTCAATGTCCATCTCGGCTGGACAGGACGTTGGTCCAAAGCGGCGTCGGCGGCGGGCGCACTGGCTTCCAACGCCCTTCAAGTTCCAGGGATGGCGTCAGCGATGGGGGCCGTTGTCCGTACCGCACTTGGTGGCTCGTCGGCGAAGGGTCCAAGTCCCGAACAGCGCTCCAGTGCCCGGTCAATCACGATCGCCGAAGCCTTCTCATCTGACGGCACGCGACTGGCTTCGGTGCGAGTCGAAGGGCCCAACCCCTACGATTTGACCGGCCAGTTGCTGGCCTGGGCGGCGCGCATGCTGTCTCGTCGGGCCGAGCAGCGACTGGGAGCCCTAGGCCCGATCGACGCGTTCGGCCTGAATGCCCTTGTGAGCGGGTGCATGGCGCTCGGTCTTGCGGAAGTGGACGAGGACCTGGCCTCGGCATCCGATTGACGGCGCGTTTGGCGCATCACCCGCTACTGTGACCGCATGTGCGGTTGCTTGACTGTCGCGCTTGGAGCTTTCTTCCCCCGAGTCGCGCTAATCCTGATCTGGATCTTCGGTGACGTCGTACAGCGGGCCTTCTCCTACGAATGGTTGCTGCCGCTGGTCGGCCTTCTGTTCCTGCCGTACACCACTTTGGTCTACGTCCTGCTGTACTGGTCGCTCGGCGAGGTCGGGGGATTCGCCTGGTTCCTGGTGGTTCTGGCGTTCCTCGTCGACATCAGCTCCTACGCGGGCGCCTCGCGCGTCAGTTCGCAGTACGACTGAGCCTGAAGTCACCGCACTCACGCTGCCTCACGAACCCACCGACATGCCAGGCGAGCCCCAAATCACGAGGCGCCCCGTACAGGAATCGAACCTGTGGCCTACCGCTTAGGAGGCGGTCGCTCTATCCGACTGAGCTAACGGGGCAGGGATTCAGTTGTACATCCGCATGGTCGGCGGTCTGCCAGGCGTGCAAACCGATTTGGCGCCCACGCCGCGCTGGCTTCGACGCGTCAGTCTACGGCCCCGCCCGTCTTCGCGTCAGGAACGCGCTGTCCGTCCGACCGAAAGCCAGCAGCGGCCGCGACAGCCATCGAAGCCAAGTCCACCGGTACCCGCGACGCGTCGTAGACAGGCGAGTCCGCCGCCACCACCGGCTCCCGAAGCGCGCCGGGATTGCCTCTCAGGTCGATGCCGGACCGCCGCAGCGCGCGTAAGTCCCTGCGTTGCCGACGAGCAGCGATGTCCAGTGCCCACGCGGGAGTCACGATCCCCGGCTCGTCAGAAGGCGGGATCCGTTCCTGTACAACGTGCGTAATCGCACCTCGACGAATCCGCTCCTTGTACGCACGCCAACCCATGGATTGCCCAACGGTCGCGTTCACCTGTCGCATCAGCTCAGCCTCCGGCGCGGTCAGCGACCGATTACGCGCCTTCTCGTCACCGAAATGGCCGAGCCATCCGACGGGCAAGCCCAGCAGGTCTTCCATCGTGTCGAAGAGCAGACCCGGCTGCCCAGGATCCAGCACGACAGCGGTGAACCGTTCCGGCGGCACCACCGCTAGCCATCTGCGCACGATCCGCCGATAGTCGGCGCGCGCCCAGAAGCCTGGGGTCGTCAGTGGACGCTTGTGCGTCAGCACGTCCCGCAGCCACTCGTCGTAGTTCGTCGACAAGCCCGACTTCAGGTACTGCTGCCATGATGCCGGGAGCAGTCCTGAGAGCGGGCGGACAGCGACTACGACATGAACGCGTCTCGGACCAAGGCCGTCCACGACACGCTTCACTGCCTGAGGACGCATGCGACCGAAGAACTCGCTGCTGATCACCACGCGGCCCCGGTGCAGGCGGGCAGCTCCAACCAGTCGCAACCAACTCCACCGGCGTGGCCGGTCCGCCTCATCCCCGAATCCGAATGTGCGTCCCCCCGCGGCCCACGCCGCCGCGTGATGGGCCTGAATCGTTCCGCCTGGATATGAGATCCCCCGCTCCCGAAGGTCCGGCCGGGCCGCCGCTAGGGCTGCCTGCAGGGCCGTGCTTCCGGTCTTGTGCACGCCTATGTGCAAGATGATCGCGTTGTCGGGCGCCGCCGCGCCACGAGGTCCCGCCTGCGATTCCGACACCAGTCCCATACGCACCACGCTGTGATCGTATCCATTCCCGACGATTCATCCGGTCGGCGGGAACGCACCTACACTTGATTCATGCCGACCTACGAATTCCGTTGCAGGGCCTGCGGCGACACGTTCACCGAGGCGCGACCCATGTCCGCTTCAAACGACCCAGCTTGCTGCCCAGAAGGCCATGACGACACCGTCCGGCTGCTCTCGATCGCGGGAAACATCCGATCCGACCGACGCGCCCCGGTCGGCTGCCCCAACGGCGAGATGCCCGACGGCTGCTGCGGAGGCGGAGGCTGCGGCTAAGTCGCTGGCGCCAGGCGCAGAGTCAGCCCGCAACGCGGTCGACCTACTCGTTGCTGACGCCCAGCGTCACAGTGACTTCGCCCTTCCCCTTCACAGACAACGTGATCTTCTCGCCGGGCGCGTGAGAGCGAATAGCCACGACGAGTTCTATCGCCCCGGTCACCGGGCGCCCGTTGACGGCCGTGATCACATCCCCCTTCTGTATCCCGGCCTCCGCCGCGGGCCCGCCCTCAGTCACCGATTTCACCTTCGCCCCAGGCCCTGAGAACTCAGTATCCAAGAACGCACCGATGATGGGGGTCGGCGACTTGCCGCCAGCGATGATCTCGTCTGTCACGCGTTTCGCCTGGTTGATCGGGATAGCGAAACCAAGGCCGATCGAGCCCGCCTGCTCTTGACCCACAGCGATCGCGGCGATGGCCGAATTGACACCTATTACTCGACCCTCAGCATCCAGGAGGGGGCCGCCTGAATTCCCAGGGTTGATGGCCGCGTCGGTCTGAAGCGCCGAGATGAAGGCTTGATCCCCCGAACCACCGGTCGTGACGGGGCGGTTGATAGCGGAGATGATCCCTGTGGTCACCGTGCCGGTCAGACCGAGCGGAGACCCGATCGCTACCACGGGATCGCCAACGCGCACAGCGTTCGAGTTGCCTAGCGGCGCGACTCGGAGCCCCTTCCTGGCAACCTTCACAACGGCCAGGTCATACGACGCCGATCGGCCAACGATCTCGCCATCGACCGAGGAACCATCATTGAAGGTCACGACGATCTGGCCGCCTCCGATGGCATCCTGGATCAGGTGGTTGTTCGTCGCTATGTAGCCGTCACTTCGAAGAACGAATCCGGAACCGCTGACGCCCTCGCCCTTGCCAGTCACCGCTAGCGACACGACCGACGGCAAGGCGGCATCCGCGATGGCAGCGACGCTGCCCGCCTTCAGCGCGGGCAATTCCCCTGATGGCTGGTTCGCTGGCAGCACTGTCGCCACGCCCTCGCCACCGGCCCAATCGGCCACCGCGTACGCCCCAGCTCCCCCCACGACTCCAGCCAGAAGCCCGGCCACCACGGCGGCGGCGATCGAGCGGGACCTCGGCGGCTCGCCACCGGCGGGCGCCGAGACGCTCTGTGCCGCGTCTCCAGGCGCCGACTCTCCAACCGGAGCTGGAGACAACATCTCCTCGGTCGGCTGCCACCATCCTGACGGCCCAAGAGCAGACGTTTCCGCGGGCGCCCCTGACCCGCTGGGGAATGGTTCGCCCGCAGGCGCAGGCCAATCGCCAGGCTCGGTCATGCCCTCACCACCGTTCGTTCGTCCCCAGCTACCCTATGTGTGTCCGAAGAACCACGCCACCAACTCGGCCCCGGAGGTACCAATGGACTCTAAGCCGCCGACCCAACTTCAGGCCGACAGCCTCAAGTTCGCCGACTCATACATTTCCGAGGACGATCCTCTGCTCAACGCCCGAGCGCAAGCCGAACTGCTCGGCTGCGTGCCGATCGCTGCCGGGTCCGGTGCGCTACTAAGGTTCGTGGCCCAGTCGATCCATGCACGCCACGTGGTCGAGGTGGGAACAGGGGCTGGAGTTTCAGGCCTTTGGCTTCTGCGCGGCATGGACGAGGACGGTGTCCTGACCTCTATCGACCTGGAGGTCGACCACCAACGGGTGGCCCGTGACGCGTTCGCGGCCGCTGACATCCCTCCCGGCCGGTTCAGGCTGATCGCTGGCCGGGCGATGGAGGTACTTCCGAGGCTGACTGACTCCGCGTACGACATGGTCCTCATCGACGCGGACAAGGCGGAGTACGGCCTTTATCTGGACGAGGCGCTGCGCCTGCTGCGCCCGGGCGGTGTGGTCGCTTTGGACAACGCGCTCTGGCAAGGTCGCGTCGCCGACCCGTCCCAGCGGGATGCGGAGACAATGGGTCTGCGCGAGATCCTCAACAGAATCCGGGCCGACGAGGCTTTGACTCCGGTTCTCGCCCCAGTTGGAGATGGCCTTCTGCTCGCCGTTGTGAAGGGATGAACACCACTTGCTCGCGGTTCCGGACGGTACGCGCCGCCGAGCCTTGTGTGATCTGTCGCACTCGTCGGGAATAATGGACCGAGTTGCCCGCTAGGGAAGGAAGGGGTTGGCATGGCTGCCATGAAACCCAGGACCGGTGACGGCCCACTGGAGGTGACCAAGGAGGGACGGGGGATCATCACGCGAGTCCCGCTTGAGGGCGGAGGTCGGCTTGTCCTCGAACTGTCAGCAGCCGAAGCCAGCGACCTCGGGGCGCAGCTCCAGGCGATAGTCGGCTAGGTCTCTTCGGCTCCAGAATCTTCGTGTGCGGCGGCGAGTTCCAGCTCGGCTGTTCGGGAACGAAGTTCCTGAGCCATGGAGGCCAAGGCTGAATCCACTTCGTCCATCCGATATCCGCGCAGGACGACCCGGAACTTGAGTCGCTCGACCGATTCTGCGGTCCATCCCCCATCAGGGGGGAATGTCTGTGGCGCGGGCCGACCAGTGCGCGGCGTCGCGTCGATCCTGCCTAGCAGTACAAGCGCGGCCCCCAAAGTGACAATCAAGCCAAGAAGCACGAATACGTAGCTCATTCCTGTTCCCCGCCTCTCCCGCCGGATACAACTCGCCTCACCGGATGTGAGACTAGCCGGGTGAGCAGACGTTCCGCTGCGGCGCCCGGGGCCGATCGGCTCAGTGGGATGAACGAGATGGCGGACGAATCGCCGTGCTGACCTTGGGATCCCGGCAGTTTCCGGACGACCGCCTGCTGATCATGGCAATCATCAACCGGACTCCAGACTCATTCTTCGACCGTGGCGCGACGTTCTGCGACGATGCCGCCCACGAAGCCGTTGACCGTGCCGTTGCCGAAGGCGCGGACATCATCGACGTAGGCGGGGTCAAGGCTGGCCCGGGCCCTCAGGTGACGCCGGAGGAGGAGATCCGTCGCGTTGTTCCCTTCGTCGGCGAAGTGCGCGACCGCCACCCCGACGTCGTGATCAGCGTGGACACCTGGCGTTCGCAGGTGGCCGAGGCCGCTTGCCGCGACGGAGCCGATCTGCTGAACGACGCCTGGGGTGGTTTCGATCCGCATCTGGCAGCGGTGGCCGCTGAGCACAAGGCCGGAATCGTCTGCACGCACACGGGCGGCCAAGCCCCCCGGACCCGGCCCTACCACCCTCAATACGCGGATCTCGTCGGTGACATAGTCGCGCGCACTACGGCGCTCGCCGATCGGGCGCTGCGCTTGGGGGTACCTCGGGAGTCCATCCTGATCGACCCAGGACATGACTTCGGGAAGGTCACTCGCCAATCGTTGCTGGCCACGCGAGCAACGGACAAGATCGTCGCTACGGGCTGGCCAGTGCTCATGTCGCTGTCACGCAAGGACTTCGTCGGTGAGAGTCTCGGCCTAACTGACCCCGCTGACCGCCTTGTGGGCACGTTGGCCGCCACCGCGATCACGGCCTGGCTGGGCGCCCGCGTGTGGC is part of the Candidatus Nanopelagicales bacterium genome and harbors:
- a CDS encoding DivIVA domain-containing protein; this translates as MSYVFVLLGLIVTLGAALVLLGRIDATPRTGRPAPQTFPPDGGWTAESVERLKFRVVLRGYRMDEVDSALASMAQELRSRTAELELAAAHEDSGAEET
- the folP gene encoding dihydropteroate synthase; translation: MAIINRTPDSFFDRGATFCDDAAHEAVDRAVAEGADIIDVGGVKAGPGPQVTPEEEIRRVVPFVGEVRDRHPDVVISVDTWRSQVAEAACRDGADLLNDAWGGFDPHLAAVAAEHKAGIVCTHTGGQAPRTRPYHPQYADLVGDIVARTTALADRALRLGVPRESILIDPGHDFGKVTRQSLLATRATDKIVATGWPVLMSLSRKDFVGESLGLTDPADRLVGTLAATAITAWLGARVWRTHDVAATRQTLDMIACIKGDRSPEVELRGLG